From the genome of Natrinema marinum:
CCACCGCCGTCTTGCAGATGCTCCGCGGCCGCGTGCGTGCAGTGATACGTGCCGTTGATGTTGATGTCGATGATCGTTTTCCAGCCGTTCGGCGAGATGTCGTCGAACTCGGCTCTGAACGACGCACCGGCGTTGTTGACCAGTACGTCGAGTCCGCCGAACTCCTCGACGGTGGCCTCGACGAGCGCTTCGACGGCCTCGCGGTCGGTCACGTCGCACTCGACCGCCAGTGCGCGGCCGGGGCTGTCGCTCTCGTTGATTTCCTCGGCGACGGGGTCGACGTTCTCCTGCTCGCGCGAGCAGACGACCACGTCGACGCCGTCAGCGGCGAACCGCTCCGCGATCGATCTGCCGATCCCGCTCGAGGAGCCCGTGATAATAGCGGTCTCGCCGTCGACGCTGAACTGTTCGGTACTCATTCGCGGTCACCTGCGTGTCGGATTTCGCTTACCATTGTTCAATCCAGCCAGCTATTCGCGTCAACTGTTAATA
Proteins encoded in this window:
- a CDS encoding SDR family NAD(P)-dependent oxidoreductase, which produces MSTEQFSVDGETAIITGSSSGIGRSIAERFAADGVDVVVCSREQENVDPVAEEINESDSPGRALAVECDVTDREAVEALVEATVEEFGGLDVLVNNAGASFRAEFDDISPNGWKTIIDININGTYHCTHAAAEHLQDGGGSVINLASVAGQRGLPLMSPYGAAKAAVINLTTTLSYEWADENVRVNCIAPGFVATPGVESQMGISADTIDREEVGRRIGTVEEIADVTQFLASPASSYMVGETITVQGVPQISDDHDI